Within the Polaribacter pectinis genome, the region TACTCAAGATTTCCTTCAAATTTTAGTTTCATTTCTTTTGCCATAATTATATACTTCTTACTTCTTCAATATTGTGTTGCTTTAACTTCTGCATCACATTGGTTTTTTCTGCACTATCTTTAAATCCGTTGTCTTTGAATACGACTCTACAGATTTCAGGGTTTAATTCTTTTTTTAGTTCTGCAATACCTTCTGCAACTGCAACAGTAATGTTGTCTGCTAAACACACAAGTAATGCTCCAGCACCTACGTTAAATACTTTTGCTCCTGCAATTTCGTGTTCCGTAATTGGTAACGTTAGGTCTAAACCATATTTAAGTAGAATCTCGAATAGTAAATCACTTTCTGAACGTCCTTCTTTGATGTTTTCTACAGCATCGAGTAGGTTTTGCTCTAGATTTTCTGCTTCTGGAGACCATGCTTTGATGTTAGAACTATCAAGTTTGAATACTTTGAAGCCTAAATCTAAATCTTTTGCTTTTTCTGGGTGTTCTTCTGTTATTTTTTTTGAGGCATTAACAATTCTTTTTTTACTTATTTCAGTAATAAATTTAAAGCCTTTTTTGTACGCATCATGATTTTTTTCTACAGGTTCAGGAAGTTGAACCATTACATATTTTCTTTGTTGATTATCATCTGCATTTAATTCCATAACCGCATGAGCTGTAGTTGATGAGCCTGCAAAAAAATCAAGGATAATATCGTCATTTTTAGCAATAGGAATAATAATTTTTTTAGCAACATCAACAACTTTAGGTGTATCAAATACAACATCTAAATCCTTAAGTAAGTCGTCATCACTTCCACCAAAATACATCAATGAAGATACATTTTCATTCATATTTTCCTTAAGAAGGTATTTTCTATTTGGTTGAGTTCCTTCATCTTTTCCAAATAAGATTAAATCTTCACTCAATAATCTTTCCATTGTTTTAGAAGGGTTTCTCCAACCCTTATCTGGAACTGGGCAAGGTTTTTTTGTAACAGGATGTATTAATGGAATATTGTAATCTTCAGGAGATTGTTTTTTATTCGGCCAAGTCATTGATACAGGACGATAAACATCACCTTCATCATCAATAAACGAATATGCCTTTTCTCCACCAGAAAAATCTTGGGTTTTAATCCAATCCTTAAATTGTTTTCTAACAGAATCATTAACGACACCTTCTTTTTTAATTAATTTTTCTGCTTTCTGTATAATTGCTAAAGCATTTTCTTTTGGTCTTTTGAATTCATTATTAGTCAAAAAATTCTCTCTATTTTTTGCAAAGAAAATTATTTGCTCGTGCTGATACGCAATACCTTTAGCATCACCCTTAGGGTTTCTTTTATCCCAAATAATTGTTCCTAAATTATTTTCTTCTCCAAAAATTTCATTTAAAAGTTTTTCAAGATTTGAATACTCATGTTCATCAATATGAATTGATATCACCCCATCATCAGTAAGTAAGTTTCTCGCCAACTTCAAACGAGGGTACATCATATTCAACCAGTTGGAGTGGTAACGACCACTAGCATCACTATTGGTGCTTAACTTTCTACCATCTTCATCTTTTTGACCTGTTAATTCAAGGTAGTTAGATAGATTGTCTTTGTAGTTGTCTTTGTACACAAAATCTTTACCTGTATTGTAAGGAGGATCTATGTAAATCATTTTTACTTTTTGGTGGTAGCTTTTTTGAAGTAATTTTAGTACTTCTAAATTATCTCCTTCAATGTAGAGGTTTTGGGTGTTTTCCCAATCTACACTTTCTTCTGGAGCAGGACGTAGGGTTCCTGTACTTGGTTTCTGCGCCTCTTTTCGAGCATTTGACTTACCATTCCATGAAAAGCTAAAACGTTCGTTTTCAGCATCAATATGGTCTCCAAGAGTAGCTTGAAGTTCTTGCCAATCAATCTTCCCTTCTTTAAAAACTTCAGGAAACAGTTGCTGTAACTGCTGAATGTTTTCTGAAACGATGTCTGCACTTTTGCTTAATGGGTCGTTATGGTCGATTTTGTTCATGACTTCATTATATATTATAAACTTTTAATCTAAAAACGATGATTTTTTTTAAACACACTAATTTATAGATTAAAAAAACCGTTAGTATCATAGATTCCAACTAGTTTAACAGGAGGTGTTTTTGTAAAATCTACTTTAAACACCTTAATATTTGATATGTTGTCATTAAAAACAGGTCTTGTTTCTCTTACATTATAGACAATACCTAGTCTAACATTTGCTTGATTAGCTAAGGCAGATAACAAACGGAAATTTCTATAATCGTCTGGGTATGGAGCCCAATTACCTATTGCTATATAAGATCTCTTCAATTCATATATTCTTTGAACAGCACCAGCTGGTGTAAGTTTCCATAAATCGATATCGGAAACAGTTAAAGCTCTTCCTAAGTGACCTCTCTGCCATTTATGATAAGCACTCGAAGTTCTATCGTTAAGATATTTATCAGTAGCTGTATTTGAAACAGGAAGTCCATTTTGACTAAAAACATCTCTCAATTCCGCAAGTGTGATTTCAGTAGGTTCATTTGTAACATCATCAGCTACTTTAACATTTTCGATTTCAACGTCTGTATTAAATTTGATGACTTTTATTGGTAAATTACAGCTTGTAGCTAAGGTATTTAGTAGATTAAACGCCTCAATTTGATGTGCAGTGTAACCAGCATTATATTCATTGTTATCTGCACCTATAACAAGGGCAAGAAGTTTGGGTACACAACCGTTATCACCGTAAACTAATTGCCAGAGATTTCCAGAACAAAATTTAAAATTTTTTAATTGGTTGGCGTTTATATGATCGTAAATGGCATTTCCTTTATAATAGTTCATCTTTTTTGGGTTTTAAATACTTCTTACTTCTTCAATATTGTGTTGCTTTAACTTCTGCATCACATTGGTTTTTTCTGCACTATCTTTAAATCCGTTGTCTTTGAATACGACTCTACAGATTTCAGGGTTTAATTCTTTTTTTAGTTCTGCAATACCTTCTGCAACTGCAACAGTAATGTTGTCTGCTAAACACACAAGTAATGCTCCAGCACCTACGTTAAATACTTTTGCTCCTGCAATTTCGTGTTCCGTAATTGGTAACGTTAGGTCTAAACCATATTTAAGTAGAATCTCGAATAGTAAATCACTTTCTGAACGTCCTTCTTTGATGTTTTCTACAGCATCGAGTAGGTTTTGCTCTAGATTTTCTGCTTCTGGAGACCATGCTTTGATGTTAGAACTATCAAGTTTGAATACTTTGAAGCCTAAATCTAAATCTTTTGCTTTTTCTGGGTGTTCTTCTGTTATTTTTTTTCCTGCTAACTTAATACGTTGTTTACCAATTTCTGCAATTGTTTTATATCCAAACTTATAAGCTTCGCTAGTTTCTTCAGTTGGTTCAGGAAACTGAACTTGAATGTGCTTAATATCTAACTCCTCTTTTAAATTGAAGTTCATTACAGATTGTGCAGAGGTCGATGATCCAGAAAAGAAATCAATAAATACGTCATTAGCTTTGACATTAGCAATTCTCATTAAATTCTCAATAAGCCTAACTGGTTTAAGTGTTTCAAATATGGTTTTACCACTTTCACCAAAAAGTTTTATAAAATCTTTTTTTGCTTCATCGGTATGCCCATAATCTGTATAAGAAAAGAATGAGGAAGCAACTCTACCCTGTTTTACTTCTGATAAAAATTGCTTTGAACTTGGAAAACTTGTTCCATCTTTACCAAAATAAATCCTATTATCTATTAATAATTCTCGCATTTTAGGCTCCGAATAAGCCCAATGTTTTCCTTGAGGTACATCATATTCCTCTCCTGTTGTAGGGTTTTTAATTATATAATGACCTCCAGTTCTTTCTCCAGCAGCAACTAAATCTCCAGATTTCCAGTTACCTCTAGAATCACTATCTAGATTTTTATACCTCTTATTCATTTTTTCTGTTCGAGGTAATAGTCCAATTTGGAAATTATTTAAATGCTTTGCGTAAATCAATACAAATTCGTAATCATTAGAAAGATATCTTGCTTGGTTTTTAGGACTATAAACCTTTTGCCAGCCAGCTTGAGATATAAAGTTTTCTTCTCCAAAAATCTCATTACAAATTTTACGGAGATTATCGACTTCATTATCATCTATAGAAATAAATATCACTCCATCTTCGGTAAGTAAGTTTCTCGCCAACTTCAAACGAGGGTACATCATGTTCAACCAATTGGAGTGGTAACGACCACTAGCATCACTATTGGTGCTTAACTTTCTACCATCTTCATCTTTTTGACCTGTTAATTCAAGGTAGTTAGATAGATTGTCTTTGTAGTTGTCTTTGTACACAAAATCTTTACCTGTATTGTAAGGAGGATCTATGTAAATCATTTTTACTTTTTGGTGGTAGCTTTTTTGAAGTAATTTTAGTACTTCTAAATTATCTCCTTCAATGTAGAGGTTTTGGGTGTTTTCCCAATCTACACTTTCTTCTGGAGCAGGACGTAGGGTTCCTGTACTTGGTTTCTGCGCCTCTTTTCGAGCATTTGACTTACCATTCCATGAAAAGCTAAAACGTTCGTTTTCAGCATCAATATGGTCTCCAAGAGTAGCTTGAAGTTCTTGCCAATCAATCTTCCCTTCTTTAAAAACTTCAGGAAACAGTTGCTGTAACTGCTGAATGTTTTCTGAAACGATGTCTGCACTTTTGCTTAATGGGTCGTTATGGTCGATTTTGTTCATAGATTCAATTATATGCTAAAACTGTAAATTTAAAAAACTATACTCCTGATTGGTATAGTTTTTAAGATAATTTATTTATTAAATTTTGCCTCTTTGTTTCATTAGCTTTCAATTTTATATTTAAATTTACTTTATCGCTAAAAACAGTTTCTTTTTTTATCTGACTCTTAATACTAATCATTTCTTTTTCAATCTCTTCAATATTTTTTAAAATACTAGCATCTTTAGTTACTTCTTTTTTGTCTTTTATATTGAACTTACCAGTTAATAGACTTGTTTCGTACTGATGAATTAACTTAGCAAAGTTTTCATAGAAAGATTTAAGATGAAGTGTATTAAAAGTTTTAGTGTCTAAGTGCCTTAAAAAGCTACTATTAATTTCGTTATTAGAAGTTTTATCTAAATAACTAGATGTAATTATCTCATCTATTGTTCGCTTTAATTTATCTGTTTGATTTATGCTTTTTTTGGCAATTGATATGGCAAATTCATTTTCAACTTCCAATAATAAAACTAGTGGATATGGCATACTTTTCTGTAAAATATTTACCACTTGTTTGGTATATTTAGTATCCATAAAACCAATAGAAATAATTTGAACTTCATCATAACTTTCAAGCTTAGTTATGAATTCAGGAATTGCGCTATTAAAAGGTTTATAACTTGCCAACCAGCGAATATCAGTAATAATTTCTTTTAAAACTTTTTTCTCTGTTGCATTTAATGAGCTGTTATTACTTATTGCAACCTTTGTAATTCTCTTATCAATTACACAACGCTCGTCTATATTTAATAATTGGATTAGATTATTCATAGTTCTAATTTTTAATTACTAAATAAGAAATTAATTCAAAGTCATCCAGAGATCTTAAATCATCATTTAAACTTGCTGTACCTCCAGCCGTAAATAAACTTGCGATTCCTTTTTCTTCATTTTTTCCAAGAATTTCTTGAACTGCTGTTTCTAGCAACTCAATGTAAGTATTCATAGTTTTTCCTTGTTTGGTTTCCTTTTTAAATTCGTTAACCAAATCAACAAAAACGTCTGTTTCACTTGAAGATAATTTCTGATAAATATCTAGAATTTTTTTACTTTGTGTAAAACTAAATACTAACTCCCCTTCTGTACTTACATAAGTCAAGAAATATGGGTCTATAGGGTTATGATGCCCTTCTTTTTTATTTTTCTTGCGCTGTTTTAAACAAAAAATAACGCCTTCTTTCAATCCATCTATATTAACTTTGGTTACTGCATGAATACCTGTAGGTGTTTGTTCTAAAATACCCACATTTTCCTTCAAGTATTCCATCAAATCCATTTTGAAGTCGTTGAATGTGAAATCTGTAATTGAAATACCGCCATGAATATCTTCTAAATCAACAACCTCATTTTGCATCTGTTGTAATTGCTTTCTTCGGTAGTCTAAATCATTCATTTCGCCATTATCTTCAATAACGTTTTCCTCTCCTGTAGCTGAAATATCTAAAAGCACCATTCTTCCACTCACTCTTGCCTCAAGGTTAATATATTCATCTAGCTCCATATTCGGCCAGAAATTAACTAATTGTATTTGATTGTTAATAGAACCTAGCCTATCTATACGTCCAAAACGTTGAATGATTCGAACAGGGTTCCAATGAATATCATAATTAACAAGAAAATCACAATCTTGGAGGTTTTGTCCTTCAGAAATACAATCTGTTGCAATTAAAAGATCTATCTCTTCTGTTAAATCTGGGTAAATTTTATTTCGCTCTTTAGATCGTGGAGAAAAATTAGTAAGCAACTCATTTAAGTCTGTTCTAATGCCTTTCATGGTTGTTTTGTTACTTCCACTTCCAGTAATTAATGCAGTATTGATTTTATGTTGGTCTTTTGCCCATTTGCTAATATCGTTATAAAGGTAATTTGCTGTATCAGCAAAGGCGGTAAATATTATTACTTTATTGTTGCCTTCGTTTAATTGCTGATTAATTTTATTATGAATTAACTCTTTTAATTGAATGAGTTTAGCATCCCTATCTTCATTAATAGTTTTTGTCTCTTCTGAAAGTTTGCTTAGACGAGATTTATCTTCTTCTAAATCTTGTTTCCATCGTATTAAATCTAAATCTTGAATTAATACTTTTACCTTGTTACCAATTAGAAAATCATCAAGAGTTGGGTCATCAGTATCAATATCTTCAATAGACAAATCATCATCAGAATAATCTTCTTCGTTTTTAATTTTTTCTAAAAGAATATCAATTTTTCCTAAAAGTTTTTCAAGTGTTAATCCAAAAGAATTAATGGAACTTTCCATTCTTTTTAAAAGGTTAACACGCATTAAATGAATTAAACTTTGTTCTCGATCTACTTGTTTAAAAACGCTACCCGATTCCAAGGTTAAATCGTAACTTCTATTGTATTCTTCTTGCTTGTCTGGTCTGACATACTTAAGAGGAGAATACGCACTTAAATTAAGTTTTCTAATTTCCCTATTAATGTCTTGTAAAGACGAAAATTCATCTAATATATCAATATTAGATTTAACATTTTTAGGAAGTAAACGCTCTGGAAACTTGCCTATATTTTTCAAATCATAATAGCGTTCAATATGCTTTCTTGAACGTGCAATTGTAATTAGATCTAACAATTTGAAATACCTAGAATCTAGTGACTCTAATAATTGAGATGATTTTTTATTTTCGTCAGG harbors:
- a CDS encoding site-specific DNA-methyltransferase; the encoded protein is MNKIDHNDPLSKSADIVSENIQQLQQLFPEVFKEGKIDWQELQATLGDHIDAENERFSFSWNGKSNARKEAQKPSTGTLRPAPEESVDWENTQNLYIEGDNLEVLKLLQKSYHQKVKMIYIDPPYNTGKDFVYKDNYKDNLSNYLELTGQKDEDGRKLSTNSDASGRYHSNWLNMMYPRLKLARNLLTDDGVISIHIDEHEYSNLEKLLNEIFGEENNLGTIIWDKRNPKGDAKGIAYQHEQIIFFAKNRENFLTNNEFKRPKENALAIIQKAEKLIKKEGVVNDSVRKQFKDWIKTQDFSGGEKAYSFIDDEGDVYRPVSMTWPNKKQSPEDYNIPLIHPVTKKPCPVPDKGWRNPSKTMERLLSEDLILFGKDEGTQPNRKYLLKENMNENVSSLMYFGGSDDDLLKDLDVVFDTPKVVDVAKKIIIPIAKNDDIILDFFAGSSTTAHAVMELNADDNQQRKYVMVQLPEPVEKNHDAYKKGFKFITEISKKRIVNASKKITEEHPEKAKDLDLGFKVFKLDSSNIKAWSPEAENLEQNLLDAVENIKEGRSESDLLFEILLKYGLDLTLPITEHEIAGAKVFNVGAGALLVCLADNITVAVAEGIAELKKELNPEICRVVFKDNGFKDSAEKTNVMQKLKQHNIEEVRSI
- a CDS encoding DUF4391 domain-containing protein, with the translated sequence MNNLIQLLNIDERCVIDKRITKVAISNNSSLNATEKKVLKEIITDIRWLASYKPFNSAIPEFITKLESYDEVQIISIGFMDTKYTKQVVNILQKSMPYPLVLLLEVENEFAISIAKKSINQTDKLKRTIDEIITSSYLDKTSNNEINSSFLRHLDTKTFNTLHLKSFYENFAKLIHQYETSLLTGKFNIKDKKEVTKDASILKNIEEIEKEMISIKSQIKKETVFSDKVNLNIKLKANETKRQNLINKLS
- a CDS encoding site-specific DNA-methyltransferase; translated protein: MNKIDHNDPLSKSADIVSENIQQLQQLFPEVFKEGKIDWQELQATLGDHIDAENERFSFSWNGKSNARKEAQKPSTGTLRPAPEESVDWENTQNLYIEGDNLEVLKLLQKSYHQKVKMIYIDPPYNTGKDFVYKDNYKDNLSNYLELTGQKDEDGRKLSTNSDASGRYHSNWLNMMYPRLKLARNLLTEDGVIFISIDDNEVDNLRKICNEIFGEENFISQAGWQKVYSPKNQARYLSNDYEFVLIYAKHLNNFQIGLLPRTEKMNKRYKNLDSDSRGNWKSGDLVAAGERTGGHYIIKNPTTGEEYDVPQGKHWAYSEPKMRELLIDNRIYFGKDGTSFPSSKQFLSEVKQGRVASSFFSYTDYGHTDEAKKDFIKLFGESGKTIFETLKPVRLIENLMRIANVKANDVFIDFFSGSSTSAQSVMNFNLKEELDIKHIQVQFPEPTEETSEAYKFGYKTIAEIGKQRIKLAGKKITEEHPEKAKDLDLGFKVFKLDSSNIKAWSPEAENLEQNLLDAVENIKEGRSESDLLFEILLKYGLDLTLPITEHEIAGAKVFNVGAGALLVCLADNITVAVAEGIAELKKELNPEICRVVFKDNGFKDSAEKTNVMQKLKQHNIEEVRSI
- a CDS encoding helicase-related protein; this translates as MANIYTKKTLGDTLIENIKNNDKASIIAAYFTIYGFSHLKQELSKIESLKIILSSGLFNVRDRQFFTDSPTDINGDKYEYRFKNQLNIHKIAQECADWIKAKAEIKSTKMPGVIGTNLIHLDGIESTGINISTSNLSASDLGFAPNDKITMNTVTNDAEVTEQMLNFFNQNWNNEALMTDVKKEVLEQLELAYKDNSPSSIYYFTLYNIFKDYLVDLDEDKIIKVKTGFKDTLVWNKLYKFQKDGVLGTIDKVEKYGGCILADSVGLGKTFQALAVIKYYELRNDRVLVLCPKKLRDNWTVYTLNDKRNILADDRFNYDVLNHTDLNRERGLSGSINLETINWGNYDLIVIDESHNFRNNNPRRDRETRYGKLMNQIIKAGVKTKVLMLSATPVNNRMNDLKNQVAFITEGQETAFSGYGIDNINHVMKIAQTQFNKWLKNPDENKKSSQLLESLDSRYFKLLDLITIARSRKHIERYYDLKNIGKFPERLLPKNVKSNIDILDEFSSLQDINREIRKLNLSAYSPLKYVRPDKQEEYNRSYDLTLESGSVFKQVDREQSLIHLMRVNLLKRMESSINSFGLTLEKLLGKIDILLEKIKNEEDYSDDDLSIEDIDTDDPTLDDFLIGNKVKVLIQDLDLIRWKQDLEEDKSRLSKLSEETKTINEDRDAKLIQLKELIHNKINQQLNEGNNKVIIFTAFADTANYLYNDISKWAKDQHKINTALITGSGSNKTTMKGIRTDLNELLTNFSPRSKERNKIYPDLTEEIDLLIATDCISEGQNLQDCDFLVNYDIHWNPVRIIQRFGRIDRLGSINNQIQLVNFWPNMELDEYINLEARVSGRMVLLDISATGEENVIEDNGEMNDLDYRRKQLQQMQNEVVDLEDIHGGISITDFTFNDFKMDLMEYLKENVGILEQTPTGIHAVTKVNIDGLKEGVIFCLKQRKKNKKEGHHNPIDPYFLTYVSTEGELVFSFTQSKKILDIYQKLSSSETDVFVDLVNEFKKETKQGKTMNTYIELLETAVQEILGKNEEKGIASLFTAGGTASLNDDLRSLDDFELISYLVIKN